From Spirosoma agri, one genomic window encodes:
- a CDS encoding glycosyltransferase — MKKVLVSAYACIPDRGSEEGNGWYYSSLISQQGYEVYCLTRDVGKASIEQKLREFPHPNLTFAFVTVPKWVDKAYTKGLIGLYFHYLYWQWAAMKVAMRLDKKHAFDIIHHVSYTSLQLGSFLYKLKRPFIYGPVGGGQEAPDSMRGYFKQYWVKEKMRSIVSSLMLRFNPGCYESIRHANYVLTWNEDTRQMVRALGRTEGVENAFGGVGQYFVPAEPIHRTAHNTLQLVWVGRLMPRKALELSLHGLSKVDPNIPVHLTIVGDGEMGQYVPEYIAHYKLENRVTWVGQVNYEQVKHYYRQADVFLFTSLRDTGPAQLMEAMAYSLPVVTLHLHGQAELVDQSTGIRVPVTEPETVATGLAEAIEWMYHNEAKRIDMGQNAFRFAQNQRWELKISRLVQKYYQSLAKPNVDRADATSPIEEW; from the coding sequence ATGAAAAAAGTATTAGTCTCAGCATATGCCTGCATCCCGGATCGGGGGTCAGAGGAAGGAAACGGTTGGTACTATTCGTCACTCATTAGCCAGCAGGGCTATGAAGTCTATTGCCTGACCCGCGACGTTGGCAAAGCGAGCATTGAGCAAAAGCTTCGGGAGTTTCCGCATCCAAACCTCACCTTTGCCTTCGTTACCGTGCCTAAGTGGGTCGATAAAGCCTACACCAAAGGACTGATTGGCCTGTATTTTCACTACCTCTACTGGCAATGGGCCGCGATGAAAGTAGCGATGCGTCTTGATAAAAAACACGCATTCGACATCATACACCACGTTAGCTACACCAGTCTTCAACTGGGTAGTTTTCTCTATAAACTGAAGCGCCCCTTCATTTACGGTCCCGTTGGTGGTGGGCAGGAAGCCCCTGATTCCATGCGGGGTTACTTCAAACAATATTGGGTGAAGGAAAAGATGCGGTCGATTGTGAGTTCGCTCATGCTCCGGTTCAACCCTGGTTGCTACGAGTCGATACGACACGCCAACTATGTACTGACCTGGAATGAAGATACCCGCCAGATGGTGCGTGCCCTTGGTCGGACAGAAGGTGTTGAGAATGCATTCGGTGGGGTTGGGCAGTATTTTGTTCCGGCGGAGCCAATCCACCGTACCGCCCACAACACCCTGCAACTCGTGTGGGTCGGACGGCTGATGCCCCGCAAAGCGCTGGAGCTTTCGCTGCATGGACTCAGCAAAGTAGACCCCAACATACCTGTCCACCTAACCATCGTTGGCGACGGGGAGATGGGCCAATATGTACCCGAGTACATTGCCCATTACAAGTTGGAGAACCGGGTTACATGGGTTGGCCAGGTCAATTACGAACAGGTCAAACACTACTACCGACAGGCGGATGTGTTCCTGTTCACCAGCTTGCGCGACACGGGTCCGGCTCAGCTCATGGAAGCAATGGCCTACTCGCTGCCGGTGGTTACACTCCATCTGCACGGTCAGGCCGAACTGGTCGATCAATCGACCGGAATCCGGGTTCCGGTAACGGAGCCAGAAACCGTTGCAACTGGTCTGGCAGAAGCCATCGAATGGATGTACCACAACGAAGCCAAACGAATTGACATGGGCCAAAACGCCTTTCGGTTCGCTCAAAATCAGCGGTGGGAGTTGAAAATAAGCCGTCTGGTTCAGAAATACTACCAGTCACTGGCTAAGCCGAACGTTGACCGGGCTGACGCGACCAGCCCGATTGAAGAATGGTAA
- a CDS encoding GMC oxidoreductase: MIVTKNNYQPGQVLTTDICIIGSGPAAISMALSLSSSPCNIIVVSGGGWSETVGNQDLNRGVVSQAGSHEPLEENRRRQFGGTSAAWGGRCIPFEPIDFKKRSWVPDSGWPFSFETLDPYYKQAAELCQIGDYDFDAHTAFPANPREIIPGLDSEEFISSPLERWSPPVNFAKTYRSELERSKTIQVLLDAQVIRLNTLDGSDQVSTADVSMGGSPISIQANTFVLAAGGIENPRLLLASTSAQFPTGLGNQHDNVGRYYMAHLKGVYAEVDPANRETFLSDFERDAEGVYCRRRWWIPEKAQEAHKLLNSIFFLYLSNSIEGHRDVLFSSRYVVKGLLSIASQRSARAIFSKAKQVLPSIKEHAVNIATNGLSQLPDLIRLSLKRMAKRRLPYILPAKNSKYWGLYFQTEQAPNRDSRVYLSATEKDAFGVPRAEVSIAFLEADVESVVAAHTLFIDNFRQKNLGEVLYSEEGLRDYLTKSLRTFNSGAHHIGTTRMSDDPETGVVDRNAKVYGLSNLYVAGASVFPTGGHANPTFTIVAHALLLADHLKSRIDRKPTPELAINERA, encoded by the coding sequence ATGATCGTCACGAAGAACAACTATCAACCGGGACAGGTATTGACGACCGACATCTGCATTATTGGCAGTGGTCCGGCGGCTATCTCAATGGCACTCAGTTTGTCTTCTTCCCCGTGCAACATTATTGTTGTGTCGGGGGGTGGCTGGTCCGAGACGGTGGGCAATCAGGATCTGAACCGGGGTGTTGTGTCGCAGGCAGGATCGCACGAGCCACTCGAAGAAAACCGCCGTCGGCAGTTTGGTGGCACATCGGCAGCCTGGGGTGGTCGGTGCATCCCGTTTGAACCGATCGACTTCAAAAAACGGTCGTGGGTGCCCGATAGTGGCTGGCCTTTTTCGTTCGAGACACTGGACCCGTACTATAAACAAGCCGCCGAACTCTGTCAGATCGGCGATTACGACTTCGACGCACATACGGCTTTCCCGGCGAATCCGCGTGAAATCATTCCGGGACTGGATTCGGAAGAATTCATCTCCTCTCCGCTTGAGCGCTGGAGTCCGCCCGTCAACTTTGCCAAAACGTACCGGTCAGAACTGGAACGCAGCAAAACGATTCAGGTGCTGCTTGACGCGCAGGTGATCAGGCTGAATACACTGGATGGCAGCGACCAAGTATCGACGGCGGATGTGTCAATGGGCGGATCGCCAATTTCCATCCAGGCCAACACCTTCGTGCTGGCAGCGGGCGGCATTGAGAACCCACGACTCCTGCTGGCGTCGACCAGTGCGCAGTTCCCAACCGGGCTGGGCAATCAGCACGACAACGTTGGCCGGTATTACATGGCGCATTTGAAAGGCGTTTACGCTGAAGTCGATCCGGCCAACCGAGAAACGTTCTTGTCTGATTTTGAGCGTGATGCCGAAGGTGTTTACTGCCGTCGGCGGTGGTGGATACCCGAGAAAGCCCAGGAAGCTCACAAACTGTTGAATTCGATCTTTTTTCTCTACTTATCCAATAGTATTGAAGGACATAGAGATGTCTTGTTTTCATCACGCTACGTCGTCAAAGGCTTGTTGTCGATTGCCAGTCAGCGATCGGCCCGAGCTATTTTCAGTAAGGCAAAGCAGGTGTTACCATCGATCAAAGAGCATGCCGTCAACATTGCGACGAACGGCCTGTCTCAACTGCCCGACCTGATTCGGCTGAGTCTGAAACGCATGGCCAAGCGTCGGCTTCCTTATATTCTCCCGGCAAAGAATTCAAAATACTGGGGGCTGTATTTCCAAACCGAGCAGGCTCCTAATCGGGACAGCCGGGTATACCTGTCCGCGACGGAAAAAGATGCATTTGGTGTTCCAAGGGCCGAGGTCAGCATTGCTTTTCTGGAAGCGGATGTCGAGTCGGTCGTTGCGGCCCATACGCTGTTTATCGACAATTTCAGGCAGAAGAATCTCGGTGAAGTGCTGTATTCAGAAGAAGGTTTACGGGACTATCTTACCAAATCGTTGCGCACGTTCAATTCAGGAGCGCACCACATTGGCACGACCCGCATGTCCGACGATCCGGAAACGGGTGTCGTTGACCGCAATGCTAAGGTTTATGGTCTATCAAACCTGTATGTAGCGGGGGCTTCGGTGTTTCCTACGGGTGGTCACGCCAATCCGACGTTCACCATTGTTGCTCACGCGCTGCTTCTGGCCGATCACCTGAAATCCCGGATCGACCGTAAACCAACGCCTGAACTGGCCATAAATGAACGAGCTTAA
- a CDS encoding aldo/keto reductase, with amino-acid sequence MITLDQLSQLGIGTSRVGSLGSRLSPESFSDFLKVASSHHLNLIDTSNYYGSGDAERLIRKGMKASGAPFFVVTKAGLPCVHAPGWLSPLNQLAKKVKQKTGSKKNYTAAYLIDSLQKSNRRLGVDAADGFLLHEPVWTDLADADSWDGLQKIRQQGLARYTGVSTSDYRVVEEGIRSGQVQFVQTSACWTGTESDEIIKLCQANHVPVLANQVLRPYKSLQSKFELKADEIRRLEGLADISLAQLLIAAVLVDKNINVALFGTSDLAHLEHNMGALHYTKPLAKHLPIINKLLA; translated from the coding sequence ATGATTACGCTGGATCAACTTTCGCAACTTGGTATTGGCACCAGCCGGGTGGGATCACTCGGCAGCCGGTTGTCGCCGGAATCGTTCAGTGATTTTCTGAAGGTAGCCTCTTCGCATCACCTGAACCTGATCGACACGTCTAACTACTACGGTTCCGGTGATGCTGAGCGGCTTATTCGCAAAGGGATGAAGGCCAGCGGTGCACCGTTCTTCGTTGTTACCAAGGCGGGTTTACCGTGTGTTCACGCACCGGGCTGGCTCTCGCCCCTGAATCAGCTTGCAAAGAAAGTAAAGCAGAAAACAGGATCGAAAAAGAATTATACAGCGGCTTACCTGATCGATAGTCTCCAAAAAAGTAACCGACGATTGGGCGTTGACGCGGCTGACGGTTTCCTGCTCCACGAGCCGGTCTGGACGGATCTGGCCGACGCCGATTCGTGGGATGGCTTACAGAAAATCCGTCAGCAGGGACTGGCCCGGTATACCGGCGTTTCGACCAGCGATTATCGGGTAGTCGAGGAAGGGATTCGGAGCGGACAGGTTCAGTTCGTGCAAACGTCGGCCTGCTGGACCGGCACCGAATCAGACGAGATCATCAAGCTCTGCCAGGCCAACCACGTTCCGGTGCTGGCCAATCAGGTGCTGCGGCCTTATAAATCGCTGCAAAGCAAGTTCGAACTGAAGGCTGACGAAATTCGGCGGTTAGAGGGGCTGGCTGACATTTCGCTGGCTCAACTACTGATTGCCGCTGTGCTGGTTGACAAAAACATTAACGTAGCGCTCTTTGGAACAAGTGATCTGGCTCACTTGGAGCACAATATGGGTGCGCTGCATTACACGAAACCGCTGGCGAAACACCTTCCCATCATCAACAAACTACTCGCATGA
- a CDS encoding glycosyltransferase family 4 protein, which yields MKKMLLSAYACIPNHGSEQATGWTYATTLSQNGLEVHCLTLKDGRDGIDPILADGYFPNLTVHYVTVPAWVDAFLKKGLIGMYFHYLYWQWTASNMGMQLDRQHTFDLVHHVTYGSVQLGSFMYRLKKPFVFGPVGGGQRAPKAFKHYFGKYWSREWMRDMVGTVLQYVNPAYFRTLRVADQVVVTNQDTFRLVRKLRPTKPLSRIWDAGLSTSFLPNEPVDRRGNDSMTGGPLNLLWVGRLLPRKALELTIQALSKVDPSLPITLTIVGGKGEMAEDVPRYIEQYGVADRINWAGHVSYDTVRDFYRKSDVFFFTSLRDSCPHQLLEAMAYSLPVVTLNLHGQAELVDEKTGIRVSVTTPEQVVADLARAIEWMYAHPDERLAMGRAGYAFAKSQLWETKIRTFIDELYPPLLPTELVSEPAVMPKTNH from the coding sequence ATGAAAAAAATGCTGTTATCGGCGTATGCCTGCATTCCGAATCACGGATCAGAACAAGCCACAGGCTGGACGTATGCCACGACACTCAGCCAGAATGGATTGGAAGTACATTGCCTGACCCTAAAAGATGGGCGCGACGGTATCGATCCGATTTTGGCAGACGGCTATTTTCCGAACCTGACGGTTCATTATGTGACCGTTCCTGCCTGGGTCGATGCGTTCCTGAAAAAGGGCCTGATCGGCATGTATTTTCACTACTTGTACTGGCAGTGGACGGCATCTAACATGGGCATGCAGCTCGACCGGCAGCATACATTCGACCTGGTGCATCATGTAACCTACGGGAGTGTACAACTGGGCAGTTTTATGTACCGGTTGAAAAAACCGTTCGTGTTCGGACCCGTGGGTGGTGGCCAGCGAGCACCCAAAGCATTCAAGCACTATTTCGGTAAATACTGGAGCCGGGAATGGATGCGGGATATGGTCGGAACCGTATTGCAATACGTCAATCCTGCCTATTTTCGGACGCTACGGGTGGCGGATCAGGTCGTGGTAACCAATCAGGATACCTTCCGGCTGGTGCGAAAACTACGTCCGACGAAACCCCTCAGCCGAATCTGGGATGCCGGTCTTAGCACCTCATTTCTACCCAACGAACCAGTTGACCGTCGAGGAAACGACTCCATGACGGGTGGACCATTGAATTTACTGTGGGTGGGTCGTTTACTACCCCGGAAAGCGTTGGAATTAACCATCCAGGCATTGAGTAAAGTCGACCCATCACTCCCCATCACGCTGACCATTGTGGGTGGTAAAGGCGAGATGGCGGAGGACGTTCCCCGTTACATCGAGCAGTATGGCGTAGCCGACCGGATTAACTGGGCAGGTCACGTCAGCTACGATACCGTACGGGATTTCTACCGGAAATCGGACGTGTTTTTCTTTACGAGCCTGCGCGATTCGTGCCCGCACCAGTTGCTGGAAGCGATGGCGTATTCGCTGCCGGTCGTCACGTTAAACCTGCACGGCCAGGCGGAACTGGTCGATGAGAAAACGGGAATCCGGGTTTCGGTAACGACGCCGGAGCAGGTGGTTGCTGATCTGGCCCGCGCTATCGAGTGGATGTATGCGCACCCCGACGAGCGGCTGGCAATGGGCCGGGCGGGTTACGCATTTGCCAAATCGCAACTGTGGGAGACAAAAATCAGAACGTTCATCGACGAGCTATATCCCCCCCTATTGCCGACAGAACTGGTCAGTGAACCAGCTGTCATGCCCAAAACGAACCATTGA
- a CDS encoding glycosyltransferase family 2 protein: protein MINIVIPVHNRKEYTRQCLACLSVQTYRNFKIIVVDDGSTDGTAAMIREEYPDAVVLTGDGNLWWTEATNWGVRYAQQNLDKRQENFVLTLNDDTRVEPAYLQTMLDAYRKHKPCLIGSVSVDSNNPEKLEYAGASFELYTAGGRHLAEDYHYNYRELVSKVTYVESQSLPGRGTLIPMEVFEAVGLYDSKNYIHYMSDIEFSVRARKAGYRLIVNVASLVYEYTEATGIQVERQVSLREFLKGFTSIKSPTYLKVRYNFAIAHSKTKVIYFLCDIGRICTGFLLRKVRIMKPL, encoded by the coding sequence ATGATTAACATTGTTATACCTGTTCATAACCGAAAGGAATATACCCGTCAATGTTTGGCGTGTCTATCTGTTCAGACGTACCGTAATTTCAAGATCATCGTCGTTGACGATGGCTCAACGGATGGCACCGCGGCAATGATTCGGGAAGAATACCCGGACGCCGTTGTCCTCACGGGCGACGGTAACCTGTGGTGGACAGAAGCCACAAACTGGGGGGTTCGGTATGCGCAGCAAAACCTGGACAAACGGCAGGAGAATTTCGTGCTGACGCTCAACGATGACACCCGTGTCGAACCGGCGTATCTGCAAACCATGCTGGATGCCTATCGCAAACATAAACCCTGTCTGATTGGCTCGGTTAGTGTCGATAGCAACAACCCCGAAAAGCTCGAATACGCCGGGGCATCTTTCGAACTATACACAGCCGGTGGACGCCACCTGGCCGAAGATTATCACTACAACTACCGGGAACTGGTTAGTAAGGTAACTTACGTGGAGTCGCAGTCGCTGCCGGGCCGGGGAACGCTGATTCCGATGGAGGTATTCGAAGCAGTCGGACTATATGACTCGAAGAATTACATCCACTACATGTCCGACATCGAGTTTTCGGTACGGGCGCGTAAAGCCGGTTATCGGCTGATCGTCAACGTGGCAAGTCTGGTGTACGAGTATACCGAAGCCACGGGCATTCAGGTTGAGCGTCAGGTGAGTCTGCGCGAATTCCTCAAAGGCTTTACGTCGATCAAGTCGCCGACGTACCTGAAAGTACGCTACAACTTCGCCATCGCGCATTCCAAAACGAAGGTCATTTACTTTCTGTGCGACATCGGACGCATCTGTACAGGTTTTTTGTTGAGAAAGGTCAGAATCATGAAACCGCTGTAG
- a CDS encoding O-antigen ligase family protein, which produces MPLKIVLYRIALYALLFGVNALTYGGNSLNPILDKAVSGLAFLGIVTLVLFYIDQPAIYKVAAWLLFLGVILLVLESKYEYNQYVYSFFVIKRFAYCGLALSACYVASRAGVLKIQYAVHIIFGLYIVNQLLLGQIFSYAITSETRTTTAPESFYLIIPFLYYMVIYAQEKRIIDLVKSLAVFGLIVFLLHRSVMSSAGVAGAVILMMAGLGKISSGSLNIGRTLGFFALALIAALPFLGILATIKADGFMEQIAGIFSPAEDNTGSWRLEQITYYWDKIGDRPLLGWRYEGYDRGEIMENEDFPEKGTIIHSQYVDMLYNYGAVGLAINLLIILGTMGVIYFRNRTLSTEQAVLFGFITSGLLFGISYQLPVFYWGFVGLGMFYGLNRQPVPYSDEPDEEDDYSSSHESTSTQLSV; this is translated from the coding sequence ATGCCACTAAAAATCGTACTTTATAGAATTGCCCTGTATGCCCTGCTGTTCGGCGTCAACGCGCTGACGTATGGTGGCAATTCGCTCAATCCGATCCTGGATAAGGCGGTGAGCGGCCTGGCTTTTCTGGGTATAGTGACGCTGGTCCTGTTCTATATCGACCAGCCAGCTATCTATAAAGTGGCGGCCTGGCTGCTGTTTCTGGGCGTTATTCTCCTGGTGCTCGAATCTAAATACGAGTATAACCAGTATGTATATTCATTCTTCGTCATCAAACGTTTCGCCTATTGTGGCCTGGCGCTTAGTGCCTGCTATGTGGCAAGCCGGGCGGGCGTATTAAAAATACAATATGCGGTTCATATCATCTTCGGGTTGTATATAGTCAACCAGCTGCTGTTGGGTCAGATCTTCAGCTACGCGATAACCTCGGAAACCCGGACTACCACGGCTCCGGAATCCTTCTACCTGATTATTCCGTTCCTGTACTACATGGTCATCTATGCGCAGGAAAAGCGAATCATCGATCTGGTAAAATCGCTGGCCGTTTTCGGATTGATCGTGTTCCTGCTCCACCGGTCGGTTATGTCCTCGGCGGGCGTAGCGGGCGCGGTGATTCTCATGATGGCCGGACTGGGCAAGATCAGTAGTGGTTCGCTGAATATCGGTCGCACACTGGGCTTCTTCGCCCTGGCTCTGATCGCGGCACTTCCCTTTCTGGGCATTCTGGCCACGATCAAGGCCGACGGATTTATGGAACAGATCGCGGGCATTTTCTCACCCGCTGAGGATAACACGGGTAGCTGGCGGCTGGAACAGATCACGTATTACTGGGATAAGATCGGCGATCGTCCGTTGCTCGGCTGGCGCTATGAAGGCTACGACCGGGGCGAAATTATGGAGAATGAGGACTTCCCCGAAAAAGGCACGATCATTCACTCGCAGTATGTCGATATGCTCTACAATTATGGAGCCGTTGGGCTGGCGATCAACCTACTTATTATACTCGGCACAATGGGTGTCATTTATTTCCGCAACCGGACGCTATCGACTGAACAGGCGGTTCTGTTTGGCTTTATCACCAGTGGTCTGCTGTTCGGTATTTCCTACCAACTCCCGGTATTTTACTGGGGCTTCGTCGGTTTGGGTATGTTCTACGGCCTCAACCGGCAGCCAGTTCCGTATTCCGATGAACCAGACGAAGAAGACGACTATAGCTCTTCACACGAATCCACTAGTACTCAACTCTCAGTATGA
- a CDS encoding glycosyltransferase family 4 protein, with amino-acid sequence MNVLWLAPTSHSSKAKHPMPWVTALAQRLLEKGDVNLKVVSYNPFIDRDEETVQDGINYTFLKVPDDKWDLLRGYTGRIKRVQNYLRDIAGQYDLMHIHGAEQQYHVMGSAIDLPKVLSAQGFVTEYYRHLSKRPEYRHLSWLVAGYYEKRYMSSVKHFICRTHWDKSIIRNLHPKAIVHHNWEMIRPEFYTAMKSSTSERNAVLFVGGINYIKGIREALQTVDQLRKTLPIRFIVTGSGRKEDLLEMVTALGLKNVRAEDIEHRGMLSAAQLWETYHDAFCLLHPSYIDNSPNSVCEAQLAGLPVVASDVGGVASLVESHKTGLLTSMKVADMVEAVDSLWNDELLRESLTEEARKVSLQRFDQQQITSITENIYREVLTNP; translated from the coding sequence ATGAATGTTCTCTGGCTTGCTCCTACATCACACTCGTCGAAGGCGAAACACCCAATGCCCTGGGTGACGGCTTTAGCCCAGCGTCTGCTGGAAAAAGGTGATGTAAACCTGAAGGTTGTGAGCTACAACCCATTCATCGACCGCGATGAAGAAACGGTGCAGGATGGCATCAACTATACGTTTCTGAAAGTCCCCGACGATAAATGGGATCTGTTGCGCGGCTACACGGGCCGGATCAAGCGGGTTCAGAACTACCTGCGCGACATAGCTGGTCAATACGATCTGATGCACATCCACGGAGCCGAGCAGCAGTACCATGTTATGGGTAGCGCAATCGATCTGCCAAAGGTGTTATCGGCGCAGGGGTTCGTAACGGAATATTACCGGCACCTGTCGAAACGGCCTGAGTATCGGCACCTGTCGTGGTTAGTAGCTGGCTATTACGAGAAACGCTACATGTCGAGCGTCAAGCACTTTATCTGCCGGACCCACTGGGACAAATCCATTATCCGTAATCTGCATCCGAAGGCGATCGTTCACCACAACTGGGAAATGATTCGCCCGGAGTTTTACACGGCGATGAAATCATCAACGTCGGAGCGCAATGCGGTCCTGTTCGTGGGTGGGATCAACTACATCAAGGGTATTCGCGAAGCGCTCCAAACCGTGGATCAGCTGCGGAAAACCCTGCCCATCCGGTTTATCGTTACCGGTTCGGGTCGTAAAGAAGATTTGCTGGAAATGGTAACGGCGTTGGGGCTGAAGAACGTACGCGCCGAAGATATCGAACATCGGGGTATGCTGTCGGCGGCTCAATTGTGGGAAACCTACCATGACGCGTTTTGTCTGCTGCATCCCTCCTATATCGACAATAGCCCCAACAGTGTTTGCGAAGCTCAGCTGGCTGGTCTGCCGGTGGTAGCCTCGGATGTGGGGGGCGTAGCCTCACTGGTTGAGTCGCACAAGACGGGCCTGCTGACCTCCATGAAGGTAGCCGACATGGTGGAGGCTGTTGACAGCCTGTGGAACGACGAACTATTGCGCGAATCGTTGACCGAAGAGGCCCGGAAGGTGTCACTTCAGCGATTCGATCAACAGCAGATCACGAGCATTACCGAGAACATTTACCGTGAGGTGCTGACCAATCCGTAA
- a CDS encoding glycosyltransferase family 4 protein, with the protein MRILLVSSATPTSKTGVTAHYNRLIANLTGRVDSVQLLTPADTPPWLKLWLGAGRRLAKWLGPNSRILYLEFENFVSVWALVRLKGPKAFDLVHAQDATTGAAASLGLSRKVRVVTTCHFNDDPVAEHRDQSPLSDRTNRRLSSWYRYMFRQQDAFINVSDYTKQKAALLHPEQAISTVIHNGVVFPPVTPKVDTDSMIIMNVGTLEERKNQRLLIEAANELRNRGFTNFQVWLLGEGPKRDEWQALVQELKLESHVSFLGFQPNVTDFLQRVSLYVHTARNESWGYAITEAIAAGTPVLAMNAGGIPEQFDEQKAGLLSVLTTAADLADEIMRYQEPAARRQLARNQWEYAYDRFRLDIMIDKHLAFYQTMINPQAPAYKPEPEQLINS; encoded by the coding sequence ATGAGAATTTTACTCGTTTCATCGGCGACACCAACCTCCAAAACGGGCGTTACGGCACATTACAATCGCCTGATTGCCAACCTGACGGGTCGGGTCGATTCGGTGCAGCTGCTGACCCCGGCGGATACGCCACCCTGGCTCAAACTCTGGCTGGGCGCGGGTCGTCGGCTGGCGAAGTGGCTTGGCCCAAACAGCCGGATTCTCTATCTGGAATTTGAAAATTTCGTAAGCGTATGGGCGCTGGTTCGGCTGAAAGGACCGAAGGCATTCGATCTGGTCCACGCGCAGGATGCCACCACCGGGGCTGCGGCTTCGTTGGGATTGTCCCGAAAAGTGCGGGTCGTAACGACCTGCCATTTCAACGACGATCCCGTCGCTGAACACCGCGATCAGTCACCACTCAGCGACCGGACCAACCGGCGGCTGTCGTCGTGGTATCGTTACATGTTCCGGCAGCAGGACGCGTTCATTAACGTGTCCGATTACACGAAGCAGAAGGCGGCTTTATTACATCCCGAACAGGCGATCAGTACCGTCATTCACAATGGTGTCGTCTTTCCGCCCGTGACTCCTAAAGTGGATACGGACTCGATGATCATCATGAACGTCGGCACCCTCGAAGAACGCAAAAATCAGCGGTTGCTCATCGAAGCGGCTAATGAGTTACGTAACCGGGGATTCACCAATTTTCAGGTCTGGCTATTGGGTGAAGGACCAAAACGCGATGAGTGGCAGGCGCTGGTGCAGGAATTGAAACTGGAAAGCCACGTATCATTCCTGGGTTTTCAGCCAAACGTTACCGATTTTCTGCAACGGGTTTCGCTGTACGTACATACCGCCCGCAATGAGTCGTGGGGCTATGCCATTACGGAAGCTATTGCCGCCGGAACACCCGTACTAGCCATGAACGCCGGTGGTATTCCCGAGCAGTTTGACGAACAGAAAGCCGGTCTATTGTCGGTGCTGACGACGGCGGCTGATCTGGCCGACGAGATCATGCGCTACCAGGAACCCGCTGCCCGACGCCAGCTAGCCCGCAATCAATGGGAATATGCCTACGACCGATTCCGACTGGATATTATGATCGATAAGCATCTGGCATTTTACCAGACCATGATCAACCCACAGGCACCCGCTTACAAGCCCGAACCTGAACAGCTGATCAATTCGTAA
- a CDS encoding glycosyltransferase family 2 protein, with protein sequence METVAAVVVTYNRLTDLIKCIASLRQQTRPLDAIIVINNGSTDGTDVWLAQQTDLSIVSQSNLGGAGGFATGIDTAYKGGYDWLWCMDDDCLAAPDALEALMTSPNIGPCIKNSVSVSNKDSSELAFYVDRPNRSYRKVADMTPYDLVYGVAFFFNGTLVSAEVVKNVGLPDKKLFIWGDEVEYMTRVQKMGYPVVTVPKSIFYHPPSFDRNGIPWPGAWKQYYAVRNQRRVFQNIHGDKYGILVFLKWSARATMGQMGGQHSNKMYNFLLYSEAALDSLSNNFRKQPGNILTVKLYRLLNKA encoded by the coding sequence ATGGAAACTGTAGCTGCCGTAGTTGTGACCTACAACCGGCTGACCGATTTAATCAAGTGCATTGCCAGTCTGCGCCAACAGACCCGGCCCCTCGATGCTATTATTGTCATTAACAATGGCAGCACCGACGGCACGGATGTGTGGCTTGCCCAACAGACTGACCTGTCTATCGTCAGTCAGTCCAATTTAGGCGGAGCAGGCGGTTTTGCTACCGGCATCGACACTGCCTACAAGGGTGGCTACGATTGGCTATGGTGTATGGACGATGATTGTCTGGCCGCTCCCGATGCGCTGGAAGCGCTGATGACCTCGCCGAATATCGGTCCCTGCATCAAGAATTCGGTATCGGTCAGCAATAAAGACAGCAGCGAGTTAGCTTTTTATGTCGACCGGCCGAACCGCAGCTACCGTAAAGTAGCGGATATGACTCCCTATGATCTGGTTTACGGCGTGGCTTTCTTTTTCAACGGTACGCTGGTCAGTGCAGAGGTGGTCAAAAATGTGGGGCTACCCGACAAGAAGCTGTTCATCTGGGGCGATGAGGTTGAATACATGACCCGCGTCCAGAAAATGGGCTATCCGGTCGTTACCGTTCCCAAGTCGATTTTTTATCATCCCCCTTCCTTCGACCGCAACGGCATTCCCTGGCCGGGTGCGTGGAAGCAGTACTACGCCGTGCGCAACCAGCGACGGGTGTTCCAGAACATTCACGGCGACAAATACGGCATTCTGGTTTTCCTGAAATGGTCTGCCAGAGCTACAATGGGTCAGATGGGTGGTCAGCACTCGAATAAGATGTACAATTTCCTTCTGTACAGCGAAGCCGCTCTCGACAGCCTGTCGAATAATTTCCGCAAGCAACCCGGCAATATTCTGACCGTCAAGCTATACCGGTTATTAAACAAGGCGTAA